A window from Embleya scabrispora encodes these proteins:
- a CDS encoding non-ribosomal peptide synthetase yields the protein MGSDHPLARRRREREAERPVHPAAGPLRVLVLGYADGVADLVLVAERAAVSPHGLHRLAEVLLGGPTPADPMAGPSVPTFTAELPEFRADRPETAPAWALGEPSEVGRIGWASVPLPALPGLYERLLPAAVALVSARHAGEPWQRFAVLDVAAETVAAATPYDRCRRLGPHVHDVRVDEDDTVGRYLHLIAASCPGVGPIAVAPAEPGPAPQTALITAADGTDGWADYRPCLAPIAPLTLYAAEDPAGTPTLTCRHDAGLVDPSVAERVCRHIARVVRELHAAADTAPLATITWLSTVEIRDTLRLGGVDRRLDPAPDRANTIHARFAATAAARPDAIALSDDDGAYTFRELAARADLTARGLQAAGVEPGDRVGVFLEPDAEAVVVLLAVLIAGCTYVPLDVRHPHARLRHTATDAGLRLVIGDPKNFPTESTDPTDPTDPTDPPDRTDRTVTVLAPATIRQRGTELPEFTAPAVGEAHPAYVIYTSGSTGRPKGVEVPHGNVLALLDATRDLLAPGVDDVWTLFHSTAFDFSVWEIWGCLLGGGHLVVVSYWTARSVEDFYDLLVERRVTVLNQTPSAFAQLLEVDRRRTEDLALRLVVFGGEPLHPPMVRPWFERHSYSECRLVNMYGITETTVHVTAQPLTPTRAANEARSVGAPLPGWWVSVRDPRGRVLPPGVAGELWVGGAGVAIGYLGRPEQTAERFVVDPHTGQRVYRSGDRGRLRADGRIDHLGRLDTQVKVRGYRIELGEIEAVLLEHASVIEAAAVVRGASAGDGAEARIDAYLVLVDGGDPAQVLRAARAVLPEYMVPGRAVVVPALPLTVNGKVDTDRLAALSAPDDDAVPAPTGPDPMTAGRPAEPTAPAGSGTAGESATAATVWEIWRRVLGADAGRDEGFFEVGGNSLLATRLLAELRAAGLPRITVRQFYRHATVPRLVALLTEGAG from the coding sequence GTGGGCTCGGATCATCCGCTCGCCCGGCGGCGGCGGGAACGCGAGGCGGAGCGGCCGGTGCATCCGGCCGCCGGGCCGCTGCGGGTGTTGGTCCTGGGATATGCCGACGGCGTCGCCGACCTGGTCCTGGTCGCGGAGCGCGCGGCGGTGTCGCCCCACGGGCTGCACCGACTGGCCGAGGTGCTGCTCGGCGGCCCGACTCCGGCCGACCCGATGGCCGGGCCCTCCGTGCCGACGTTCACCGCCGAATTGCCGGAGTTCCGGGCGGACCGCCCCGAGACCGCGCCGGCCTGGGCGCTGGGGGAGCCGAGCGAGGTCGGGCGGATCGGGTGGGCGTCGGTGCCGCTGCCCGCGCTGCCCGGCCTGTACGAGCGGCTGCTCCCGGCGGCCGTGGCGCTCGTGTCGGCCCGGCACGCGGGCGAGCCGTGGCAGCGCTTCGCCGTCCTGGACGTCGCCGCCGAGACCGTGGCCGCCGCGACCCCATACGACCGATGCCGACGACTGGGGCCGCATGTGCACGACGTGCGGGTGGACGAGGACGACACGGTCGGCCGCTACCTGCACCTGATCGCCGCGAGTTGCCCCGGAGTCGGGCCGATCGCGGTCGCGCCGGCGGAACCGGGCCCCGCGCCGCAGACCGCGCTGATCACCGCCGCCGACGGCACGGACGGGTGGGCCGACTACCGCCCGTGCCTGGCCCCGATCGCGCCGCTCACGCTCTACGCCGCGGAGGACCCGGCCGGTACCCCGACGCTGACCTGCCGCCACGACGCGGGACTGGTCGACCCCTCGGTCGCCGAGCGGGTCTGCCGGCACATCGCGCGTGTCGTCCGCGAGTTGCACGCCGCCGCCGACACCGCGCCGCTGGCCACGATCACCTGGTTGAGCACCGTCGAGATCCGGGACACGCTGCGCCTGGGCGGCGTGGACCGGCGGCTCGACCCGGCCCCCGACCGGGCGAACACGATCCACGCCCGCTTCGCCGCGACGGCCGCCGCCCGGCCCGACGCGATCGCCCTCTCCGACGACGACGGCGCCTACACCTTCCGGGAGTTGGCCGCCCGCGCCGACCTGACGGCCCGCGGCCTCCAAGCAGCGGGCGTCGAACCCGGCGACCGCGTGGGCGTGTTCCTGGAGCCGGACGCCGAGGCCGTGGTGGTCCTCCTGGCCGTACTCATCGCCGGCTGCACCTATGTGCCGCTCGACGTACGCCATCCACACGCACGACTGCGGCACACCGCGACGGACGCCGGCCTGCGCCTGGTGATCGGCGACCCGAAGAACTTCCCGACCGAATCGACCGACCCGACCGACCCGACGGACCCGACGGACCCGCCCGACCGGACCGACCGGACCGTCACCGTCCTCGCCCCGGCGACGATTCGCCAACGCGGCACGGAACTCCCCGAGTTCACCGCACCCGCCGTCGGCGAAGCGCATCCCGCCTACGTGATCTACACCTCCGGATCCACCGGGCGCCCGAAGGGCGTCGAGGTGCCGCACGGCAACGTTCTCGCGCTGCTCGACGCGACCCGCGACCTGCTCGCCCCGGGAGTCGACGACGTCTGGACCCTGTTCCACTCCACCGCCTTCGACTTCTCGGTCTGGGAGATCTGGGGCTGCCTGCTGGGCGGCGGCCACCTGGTGGTGGTGTCCTACTGGACGGCCCGCTCGGTCGAGGACTTCTACGATCTGCTCGTCGAGCGGCGCGTGACCGTGCTCAACCAGACGCCGTCGGCCTTCGCCCAACTCCTCGAGGTGGACCGCAGACGGACGGAGGACCTGGCGCTGCGCCTGGTGGTGTTCGGTGGCGAGCCGCTGCACCCGCCGATGGTGCGCCCCTGGTTCGAGCGGCACTCGTACTCGGAGTGCCGGTTGGTGAACATGTACGGCATCACCGAGACGACCGTGCACGTCACCGCCCAGCCGCTGACCCCGACCCGGGCGGCCAACGAGGCGCGGTCCGTGGGCGCGCCGCTGCCGGGCTGGTGGGTGTCGGTGCGCGACCCGAGGGGACGGGTGCTGCCGCCCGGGGTGGCGGGCGAGTTGTGGGTGGGCGGGGCCGGCGTGGCCATCGGCTATCTGGGCCGCCCCGAGCAGACGGCCGAACGATTCGTGGTGGATCCGCACACCGGGCAGCGGGTCTACCGCAGCGGCGACCGGGGGCGGCTGCGCGCGGACGGCCGGATCGATCATCTGGGCCGCCTGGACACCCAGGTGAAGGTGCGCGGCTACCGCATCGAACTGGGCGAGATCGAGGCGGTGTTGCTGGAGCACGCGAGTGTGATCGAGGCGGCGGCGGTGGTCCGGGGGGCGAGCGCCGGCGACGGCGCGGAGGCCCGGATCGACGCGTATCTCGTGCTGGTCGACGGCGGCGACCCGGCGCAGGTGCTGCGCGCCGCGCGGGCGGTGTTGCCGGAATACATGGTGCCGGGTCGAGCCGTCGTGGTGCCGGCCCTGCCGCTGACGGTGAACGGGAAGGTCGACACCGACCGGCTCGCCGCCCTGTCCGCGCCGGACGACGACGCGGTGCCGGCCCCGACCGGCCCGGACCCGATGACGGCCGGCCGACCCGCCGAACCCACTGCGCCCGCCGGATCCGGTACGGCCGGCGAGTCCGCGACGGCCGCAACGGTGTGGGAGATTTGGCGGCGGGTGCTGGGCGCCGACGCCGGGCGGGACGAGGGCTTCTTCGAGGTCGGCGGCAACTCGCTGCTGGCGACACGATTGCTCGCCGAGCTGCGGGCGGCCGGCCTGCCCCGGATCACGGTGCGGCAGTTCTACCGGCACGCCACCGTGCCGCGCCTGGTGGCGTTGTTGACCGAAGGCGCCGGGTGA
- a CDS encoding SDR family oxidoreductase translates to MSAAEIRGRAHDDAAPRLADRTAVITGAGRGLGRACAVRYAEAGADLLLLDVASDNPGVPYPLASPAQLAETARQCADFGVEVVTAVADITDASTVDRAVDLALDRFGGIDVLLNNAGIAAPSGKPIHEIREDEWQLMLDVDLSGAWRLMKAVAPVMVQQRGGSIVNVSSTAGMVGYRNFAAYVAAKHGLIGLTRAAALDYAPYGVRVNALCPGSVRDDPLLEGRMLGEIARSLDVAADEHEAAFVQAQPTNALVEPADVAGAALWLAGDEARQVTGSLLAVDGGFTVR, encoded by the coding sequence ATGAGCGCGGCGGAGATCCGGGGCCGCGCGCACGACGACGCCGCGCCGCGACTCGCGGACAGGACGGCCGTGATCACCGGGGCGGGTCGGGGGCTGGGCCGGGCCTGCGCGGTGCGCTACGCCGAGGCGGGCGCGGACCTGCTGCTGCTCGATGTCGCCTCGGACAATCCCGGCGTGCCGTATCCGCTGGCCTCACCGGCCCAACTGGCGGAGACCGCCCGGCAGTGCGCCGACTTCGGCGTCGAGGTGGTCACCGCGGTGGCGGACATCACCGACGCGTCGACGGTGGACCGGGCGGTGGACCTGGCCCTGGACCGGTTCGGCGGCATCGATGTGCTGCTCAACAACGCGGGTATCGCCGCGCCTTCCGGCAAACCGATCCACGAGATCCGCGAGGACGAGTGGCAGTTGATGCTGGACGTCGACCTGAGCGGTGCCTGGCGGCTGATGAAGGCGGTGGCGCCGGTGATGGTCCAACAGCGCGGCGGCAGCATCGTGAACGTCTCCTCGACCGCCGGCATGGTCGGCTACCGCAACTTCGCCGCCTACGTCGCGGCCAAACACGGTCTGATCGGCCTCACCCGCGCGGCGGCGCTCGACTACGCGCCCTACGGGGTGCGGGTCAACGCGCTGTGCCCGGGATCGGTACGCGACGACCCGCTCCTGGAGGGCCGCATGCTCGGCGAGATCGCCCGCTCCCTGGACGTCGCGGCCGACGAACACGAGGCGGCCTTCGTCCAGGCCCAACCGACCAACGCCCTGGTCGAACCGGCGGATGTGGCCGGCGCGGCCCTATGGCTGGCCGGCGACGAGGCCCGCCAGGTCACGGGAAGCCTGCTCGCGGTCGACGGGGGGTTCACGGTCCGATGA
- a CDS encoding thioesterase II family protein, whose protein sequence is MKPLPLVCLPFAGVGASIFRTWWGREGHGLSIVPVQLPGREELIDDEPHRDIRAAIDELAPRVLAALRGRTEIAVFGHSMGAFLGYELAHRLIDTADIRVAVLVVSGSHGPYQSRRRQVTGLSDEQFLDGIAEFVGYRPAALDDPEFRELLLPVLRADAEMHERYRPTVDRPLPAPILAVRGSADDMVSAREIGQWQAVTTTPLLTAELPGGHMYPTEQADALLRLIAGTVGQPVGPGR, encoded by the coding sequence ATGAAACCCCTGCCGCTGGTGTGCCTGCCCTTCGCCGGTGTCGGCGCCTCGATCTTCCGTACCTGGTGGGGGCGCGAAGGACACGGCCTGAGCATCGTGCCGGTGCAACTGCCGGGCCGAGAGGAACTGATCGACGACGAGCCGCACCGCGACATCCGCGCCGCGATCGACGAACTCGCCCCGCGCGTGTTGGCCGCACTGCGGGGTCGTACCGAGATCGCCGTGTTCGGACACAGCATGGGCGCCTTCCTGGGCTACGAGTTGGCGCATCGCCTCATCGACACCGCCGACATCCGCGTCGCGGTCCTGGTGGTCAGCGGCTCGCACGGCCCGTACCAATCGCGCCGGCGACAGGTCACCGGCCTGTCCGACGAGCAATTCCTCGACGGAATCGCGGAGTTCGTCGGATATCGACCGGCCGCGCTGGACGATCCGGAGTTTCGCGAGCTGCTGTTGCCCGTGCTGCGCGCGGACGCCGAGATGCACGAGCGCTACCGGCCGACGGTCGACCGACCGCTGCCCGCGCCCATCCTCGCCGTGCGCGGCAGTGCGGACGACATGGTCTCGGCGCGGGAGATCGGGCAGTGGCAGGCGGTCACCACCACGCCACTGCTCACCGCCGAACTGCCGGGCGGACACATGTATCCCACCGAACAAGCCGACGCGCTGCTGCGGTTGATTGCGGGCACGGTGGGCCAACCGGTGGGTCCGGGCCGATGA
- a CDS encoding pyridoxal-phosphate dependent enzyme — MNRGPTGPACLGAEFTLPTAGAGEPGIGGTPLVPLVVPVCGIDRRLWLKLEGANAYGSIKARTAHALIEHLEHNGGLEPGGSIVESTSGNLGVALAGICRARGYRCTLVVDRDTPRRSIILMADAGADVILVEPTAAGNPVAERLRMVRRILAADPRMRWTDQYGSPANPGVHERWTGPELARGIGAVGPDAVVAAISTGGTLAGLSAYFRRAHPNTTIVGVDAVGSAAIGGARGARPAKIPGFGSGRRSSFLCPGDWDVCVRVDDEYAAPACRVVRAATGLTLGGSSGAALLGAMVAARGDPELREIGVICPDLGAAYLNTIYASRRPPPLESEPALREGLADLAAARRRG, encoded by the coding sequence ATGAATCGCGGACCGACCGGACCAGCCTGCCTGGGGGCGGAGTTCACCCTGCCGACGGCCGGTGCGGGCGAACCCGGGATCGGCGGCACCCCACTCGTGCCGCTGGTAGTGCCCGTGTGCGGCATCGACCGCCGGTTGTGGCTCAAGCTCGAAGGGGCCAACGCGTACGGATCGATCAAGGCCCGTACCGCGCACGCCCTGATCGAACACCTGGAACACAACGGCGGCCTGGAGCCGGGCGGATCGATCGTCGAGTCCACCTCCGGCAACCTGGGCGTCGCACTCGCCGGCATCTGCCGCGCCCGGGGCTATCGGTGCACCCTCGTGGTGGACCGCGACACCCCGCGCCGGAGCATCATCCTGATGGCGGACGCGGGCGCCGACGTGATCCTGGTCGAGCCCACGGCCGCCGGGAACCCGGTCGCCGAACGGCTGCGCATGGTGCGCCGGATCCTCGCCGCCGATCCGCGCATGCGCTGGACCGACCAGTACGGCAGCCCCGCCAACCCCGGCGTGCACGAACGCTGGACCGGGCCCGAACTCGCCCGGGGCATCGGCGCCGTCGGCCCGGACGCGGTGGTCGCGGCGATCTCCACCGGCGGCACCCTGGCGGGCCTGTCCGCCTACTTCCGCCGGGCCCACCCGAACACCACGATCGTCGGCGTGGATGCCGTCGGTTCGGCCGCCATAGGCGGCGCACGCGGCGCGCGTCCGGCCAAGATCCCCGGTTTCGGCTCCGGACGACGCTCGTCGTTCCTGTGCCCGGGCGACTGGGACGTATGCGTGCGGGTCGACGACGAATACGCCGCGCCGGCCTGCCGGGTCGTGCGCGCGGCCACCGGCCTGACCCTGGGCGGCTCCTCCGGCGCCGCGCTCCTGGGCGCGATGGTCGCCGCCCGAGGCGATCCGGAACTGCGCGAGATCGGCGTGATCTGTCCGGATCTGGGCGCCGCGTATCTGAACACGATCTACGCGAGCCGTCGCCCGCCGCCCCTCGAGTCCGAACCGGCCCTGCGCGAGGGCCTGGCCGACCTGGCCGCCGCCCGCAGACGCGGGTGA
- a CDS encoding lantibiotic dehydratase: MGDGTDIPEARAAVSGAATEGPWRTAGWALVKSTGFPYELLEDLRVLDPADRHTGGEAPEAAVAGGPPDADPIAECVRRLLRTCADPRFLEAVLLSSRGAYERLHHWLRTDPDPSRLRSADRRRVLLAAMYLQRMCAKNESTSFFGPIAWARIDPDEPFRFDLGEPAPVRLTTAWTHWAAQAIADVMSADPEVLAEVAPRVPPNLVERDGRQFAVRYDRWPITLDERAEPPRTAAERALFARCDGRTTAAELAAAEGLDLGRTLDLLRALDRRGSVRFGLTVPVGLIDPLRPLTEFAARLSGPVGRRWRGVLAELELRRRRFREAPSLAARREALSAVGRTFTEVTGAAADKDAGRHYADRSILVEDGRFPWPRVDLGRPLHRYLTDEAPVLLDLLFELSLARRRRLVAEITQWFADTFAGQSVPLESVLVAAEEAGLGARLRKLDDRTRMDGPSALTDRLRAGADRPRVRLDMDWAKGAAAEVDFDTWCVAGADLFVAAPDEAAINADTFTVVVGEVHGLHDQLLQGLWPALHPDRAGFEAEIGALIEGLTDARICDPVLAHGRKTLARAEVLPEVEFLGTSPRPPGRVGRAADLRVRLDGGELVLECPTLGRILLTRPPLPSWGDEVESIFTPFTGARLVGAEDMFRALDDVPHLPRLTVGRTVVHRETWRIPAPPPRSWSGLHPANRTRMRRLRDRYGFPDQVYVRFAGEPKPIFVDFEVPVLVDLFSRHYDRAHGPIVVSEMLPGPADLWLRDHAGRHTAELRFGYYRGRAEERSG, translated from the coding sequence ATGGGCGACGGGACGGACATCCCCGAGGCGCGGGCGGCGGTGTCCGGGGCGGCGACCGAGGGGCCCTGGCGCACGGCCGGGTGGGCCCTGGTCAAATCCACCGGATTCCCCTACGAGTTGCTGGAGGACCTGCGCGTCCTGGACCCGGCCGATCGACACACGGGCGGGGAGGCCCCGGAGGCCGCCGTCGCGGGCGGGCCGCCCGACGCGGATCCGATCGCCGAATGTGTGCGCCGCCTGCTGCGCACCTGCGCGGATCCGCGGTTCCTGGAGGCCGTGCTGCTCTCCAGTCGAGGTGCCTACGAACGCCTGCACCACTGGCTGCGGACCGACCCCGACCCGAGCCGGCTGCGCTCGGCCGACCGGCGACGGGTGTTGCTGGCCGCGATGTACCTCCAACGGATGTGCGCCAAGAACGAAAGCACCAGCTTCTTCGGCCCGATCGCCTGGGCCCGGATAGACCCCGACGAACCGTTCCGGTTCGACCTCGGGGAGCCGGCCCCGGTCCGGCTGACCACCGCCTGGACCCACTGGGCCGCGCAGGCGATCGCCGACGTGATGAGCGCCGATCCCGAGGTGCTCGCCGAGGTGGCGCCGCGGGTGCCGCCGAATCTGGTCGAGCGGGACGGGCGGCAGTTCGCGGTTCGCTACGACCGTTGGCCGATCACCCTGGACGAACGGGCCGAGCCGCCCCGGACGGCGGCCGAGCGGGCGTTGTTCGCGCGCTGCGACGGGCGGACCACCGCCGCCGAACTGGCCGCGGCCGAGGGCCTGGACCTCGGCCGTACGCTCGATCTGCTGCGAGCGCTGGACCGGCGCGGCTCGGTGCGCTTCGGACTGACCGTCCCGGTCGGCCTGATCGATCCGCTGCGCCCGCTCACCGAGTTCGCCGCACGCCTGTCCGGCCCGGTAGGACGGCGGTGGCGCGGCGTACTGGCCGAACTGGAGTTGCGCCGACGACGGTTTCGCGAGGCACCGTCCCTGGCGGCGCGCCGTGAGGCGTTGTCCGCCGTCGGCCGCACGTTCACCGAGGTGACCGGGGCCGCGGCGGACAAGGACGCGGGTCGGCACTACGCCGACCGGTCGATCCTGGTCGAGGACGGGCGCTTCCCGTGGCCGCGCGTCGACCTCGGCCGCCCGCTGCACCGGTATCTCACCGACGAGGCGCCGGTGCTCCTGGACCTGCTGTTCGAACTGTCGCTGGCCCGGCGGCGACGACTGGTCGCCGAGATCACCCAGTGGTTCGCCGACACGTTCGCCGGGCAAAGCGTGCCGCTGGAAAGCGTGTTGGTCGCCGCCGAGGAGGCCGGGCTCGGCGCGCGGCTGCGCAAGCTCGACGATCGGACCCGGATGGACGGACCCTCGGCGCTCACCGACCGGCTGCGGGCCGGCGCCGACCGGCCCCGGGTGCGGCTCGACATGGACTGGGCGAAGGGAGCCGCGGCCGAGGTCGACTTCGACACGTGGTGCGTGGCGGGCGCCGACCTGTTCGTGGCCGCGCCGGACGAGGCGGCGATCAACGCCGACACCTTCACCGTCGTGGTCGGCGAAGTACACGGCCTGCACGACCAGTTGCTTCAGGGCCTGTGGCCGGCACTGCATCCGGACCGGGCCGGGTTCGAGGCGGAGATCGGCGCCCTGATCGAAGGCCTGACCGACGCACGGATCTGCGATCCGGTCCTGGCACACGGACGCAAGACACTGGCCCGCGCCGAGGTACTGCCCGAGGTGGAGTTCCTGGGCACCAGCCCCCGCCCACCGGGACGGGTCGGCCGCGCGGCCGACCTGCGGGTGCGCCTCGACGGTGGCGAACTGGTCCTGGAGTGCCCGACGTTGGGGCGAATACTGCTGACCAGACCGCCGCTGCCGTCCTGGGGCGACGAGGTCGAGTCGATCTTCACGCCATTCACCGGCGCCCGACTGGTCGGCGCCGAGGACATGTTCCGCGCCCTCGACGACGTCCCGCACCTGCCCCGGCTGACCGTGGGCCGCACCGTCGTGCACCGGGAGACCTGGCGGATTCCCGCGCCGCCGCCGCGATCGTGGAGCGGACTGCACCCGGCCAACCGCACCCGGATGCGTCGGTTGCGCGACCGGTACGGCTTCCCCGACCAGGTCTATGTGCGCTTCGCCGGAGAACCCAAACCGATCTTCGTGGACTTCGAGGTACCGGTGCTGGTCGACCTGTTCTCGCGCCACTACGACCGGGCCCATGGCCCGATCGTGGTCTCGGAGATGTTGCCGGGACCGGCCGACCTGTGGTTGCGCGACCACGCGGGTCGACACACCGCCGAACTCCGGTTCGGCTACTACCGGGGACGGGCGGAGGAGCGGAGCGGATGA
- a CDS encoding aspartyl/asparaginyl beta-hydroxylase domain-containing protein, whose translation MPAWVNDSRPFLDRWIDEQHVDRSRLTRILDGLEVSSWREPADEDAVQRPEVLLPGLTAQPWWDRRYFPWITDLEAGFGAIREEFEAVGGLVPADAVRHPNSGNLAEAGEWNAYYFHLLGRSYPEHIARCPRTTKVLSEPDGVADSGMCYFSIMGPRTHVAPHCGFINARVRCHLGLVVPDGGRMRVADETRTWREGRAIVFDDSFEHEVWNDADSGRAVLLFDVWHPELTTIEKRALAYMMTVWKTFLYEDH comes from the coding sequence ATGCCTGCGTGGGTCAACGACAGTCGGCCGTTCCTGGACCGGTGGATCGACGAACAGCACGTGGACCGGTCCCGGTTGACCCGGATCCTGGACGGCCTGGAGGTCAGTTCCTGGCGTGAGCCCGCCGACGAGGACGCGGTGCAGCGCCCGGAGGTCCTGCTCCCCGGACTCACCGCACAACCGTGGTGGGACCGACGGTACTTCCCCTGGATCACCGACCTCGAAGCCGGATTCGGCGCGATCCGCGAGGAGTTCGAGGCAGTCGGCGGGCTGGTCCCCGCCGACGCCGTCCGACACCCCAACTCCGGGAACCTGGCCGAGGCGGGCGAGTGGAACGCGTACTACTTCCACCTGCTCGGCCGCTCCTACCCGGAACACATCGCCCGCTGCCCGCGCACCACCAAGGTGCTGTCCGAGCCGGACGGGGTGGCCGATTCGGGCATGTGCTACTTCTCCATCATGGGCCCGCGCACCCATGTCGCGCCGCACTGCGGCTTCATCAACGCGCGGGTGCGCTGTCACCTGGGCCTGGTGGTGCCCGACGGCGGGCGGATGCGGGTCGCCGACGAGACCCGGACCTGGCGCGAGGGCCGGGCGATCGTCTTCGACGACTCGTTCGAGCACGAGGTGTGGAACGACGCCGACTCGGGCCGGGCCGTACTGCTCTTCGACGTCTGGCACCCGGAGTTGACCACGATCGAAAAACGCGCGCTGGCGTACATGATGACCGTTTGGAAGACCTTCCTGTACGAGGACCACTAG
- a CDS encoding Ldh family oxidoreductase gives MPPIRPASTAADAIRVPPAELTLFVDSVCRRMGAGGQVAGEVAEHLVGANLAGHDSHGVLRLPQYVAEAERGDLIPSARPHVLRRRRASVLLDARRGFGHYSARMACELVASLAIEHGVGVVAIRHCGHIGRLGHYCELLANAGLVALLTVGAAGPGVGVMAPPGGSGRFLAANPWALGVPGTDHPVVVDVSTALLAEGKITAAAARGEVLPEGCVVDAGRRPSRDPADYLAGGALLPLGSPVAAHKGFGLALGAALLGGLAAIGDGTPTLAGSQRPPDSTGRGEIAGVCLIAIDPEAFGGLEPYRAMIADTAALVADAEAAGAHATVPGAPEHRSRQARATGIPLPRATVADLIAVGARFDVPTRLPRPGEAGVDPGAADLAAPRPQRPSRRP, from the coding sequence TTGCCGCCGATCCGTCCCGCGTCGACCGCGGCGGACGCGATCCGGGTACCGCCCGCCGAGTTGACCCTGTTCGTCGACTCGGTCTGCCGCCGCATGGGCGCCGGCGGGCAAGTGGCCGGCGAGGTCGCGGAACACCTGGTCGGCGCGAACCTGGCCGGACACGACTCGCACGGCGTGCTGCGACTGCCGCAATACGTCGCCGAGGCGGAGCGCGGCGACCTGATACCGAGCGCCCGGCCGCACGTGCTGCGCCGGCGCCGAGCGAGCGTACTGCTCGACGCGCGCCGCGGGTTCGGCCACTACTCGGCCCGGATGGCCTGCGAGTTGGTGGCCTCCCTGGCCATCGAACACGGCGTCGGGGTGGTGGCCATTCGACACTGCGGCCACATCGGCCGGCTCGGGCACTACTGCGAACTGCTCGCGAACGCCGGTCTGGTCGCACTGCTCACCGTGGGAGCCGCCGGTCCGGGCGTCGGCGTGATGGCGCCCCCCGGCGGCTCCGGACGGTTCCTCGCGGCCAACCCCTGGGCGCTCGGCGTGCCCGGAACCGATCATCCGGTGGTGGTGGACGTGTCGACGGCGCTGCTCGCCGAAGGCAAGATCACCGCCGCCGCGGCGCGCGGCGAGGTCCTGCCGGAGGGGTGTGTCGTGGACGCGGGACGCCGTCCCAGCCGAGACCCGGCCGACTACCTGGCGGGCGGTGCGCTGCTGCCGCTGGGCAGCCCGGTGGCCGCGCACAAGGGCTTCGGCCTGGCCCTGGGTGCGGCACTGCTCGGCGGCCTGGCCGCGATCGGCGACGGTACGCCGACCCTGGCCGGATCGCAGCGCCCGCCCGACTCCACCGGACGCGGTGAGATCGCCGGCGTCTGCCTGATCGCGATCGACCCCGAGGCGTTCGGTGGCCTGGAGCCGTATCGGGCGATGATCGCGGACACCGCCGCGCTGGTCGCCGACGCCGAGGCGGCCGGGGCACACGCGACCGTCCCCGGCGCCCCGGAACATCGCAGCCGCCAGGCCCGCGCGACCGGGATCCCGCTGCCGCGCGCGACCGTGGCCGACCTGATCGCGGTCGGTGCCCGGTTCGACGTCCCGACCAGGCTGCCGCGCCCGGGCGAAGCCGGCGTCGACCCGGGAGCCGCCGACCTCGCCGCGCCCCGGCCGCAACGTCCGTCACGCCGACCCTGA
- a CDS encoding aspartyl/asparaginyl beta-hydroxylase domain-containing protein, which translates to MREPTPQDSARALTGWAAEQGIDPAELERIQRGLDPDDPVRSRAGHLQSPAILVPGLAASPWHDPDRYPWVDALESRYPRIRDEFEKQYASDGIGRHPEERELAATGGWNAYHFHTMGTPFPEHLAQCPATAEALAAVPGVADAGICYFSVLAPRTRVKPHCGFVNTRIRCHLPLIVPPDCRMRVGTETRAWREGRCSVFDDSFEHEVANDSDRPRAVLLVDTWHPDLTEIERRAMEFVMRMWTSDVD; encoded by the coding sequence ATGCGTGAGCCCACGCCGCAGGACAGCGCCCGGGCCCTGACCGGCTGGGCTGCCGAACAGGGCATCGACCCGGCGGAGTTGGAGCGGATCCAGCGCGGTCTCGATCCCGACGACCCGGTACGGTCCCGGGCCGGACACCTGCAATCCCCCGCGATCCTGGTGCCCGGACTGGCCGCCTCGCCCTGGCACGACCCCGACCGGTATCCGTGGGTCGACGCGTTGGAGAGCCGATACCCGCGCATCCGCGACGAGTTCGAGAAGCAGTACGCGAGCGACGGGATCGGCCGACACCCCGAGGAGCGCGAACTCGCCGCGACCGGCGGTTGGAACGCGTACCACTTCCACACCATGGGCACCCCGTTCCCCGAACACCTGGCGCAATGCCCGGCCACGGCCGAGGCGCTGGCGGCGGTGCCCGGGGTGGCCGACGCCGGGATCTGCTACTTCTCGGTGCTGGCGCCGCGAACCCGGGTCAAGCCGCACTGCGGCTTCGTGAACACCCGGATCCGCTGCCACCTCCCCCTGATCGTGCCGCCGGACTGTCGCATGCGGGTGGGCACCGAGACCCGGGCCTGGCGGGAGGGCCGGTGCTCGGTCTTCGACGACTCGTTCGAGCACGAGGTGGCCAACGACTCGGACCGTCCCCGGGCGGTGCTGCTCGTGGATACCTGGCACCCCGACCTGACCGAAATCGAGCGCCGGGCGATGGAGTTCGTGATGCGGATGTGGACGTCCGATGTGGACTGA
- a CDS encoding MbtH family protein has protein sequence MTVEDTRWSVVINDEEQYSIWAAGRDVPVGWRIVRVDGVDVEGSREDCLAHIERVWTDMRPKSLRDRLARRAEAEARQSAARPSTS, from the coding sequence ATGACGGTAGAGGACACCCGTTGGTCGGTCGTGATCAACGACGAGGAGCAGTACTCGATCTGGGCGGCCGGCCGCGATGTGCCGGTCGGCTGGCGGATCGTGCGGGTGGACGGCGTCGACGTCGAGGGGTCCCGGGAGGACTGCCTCGCCCACATCGAACGGGTGTGGACCGACATGCGCCCCAAGAGCCTGCGTGATCGGCTCGCCCGGCGGGCCGAGGCCGAGGCGCGGCAGTCCGCCGCGCGCCCGTCGACGAGCTGA